Proteins encoded by one window of Dioscorea cayenensis subsp. rotundata cultivar TDr96_F1 chromosome 6, TDr96_F1_v2_PseudoChromosome.rev07_lg8_w22 25.fasta, whole genome shotgun sequence:
- the LOC120263820 gene encoding UV-B-induced protein At3g17800, chloroplastic, with protein MEAAASLRYAPNFFAASNFVSKSRVLASLGHAQPLKDRRSISLTSNQGWRQRRPIPMRRSLRIRASSESGDGPLAPIAPLQLESPVGQLLSQILVSHPHLLPATVDQQLHQLQSDRDAEKLKNDPSPSSSSGTDLVLYRRIAEVKASERRRALEEILYMMIVQKFMDAGVPLVPALSQGRPSPQSGKVDHWSSEENKLQQLHSPEAYEMIKNHLTLILGQRLEDSNAIAPISKLRVGQVYAASIMYGYFLKRVDQRFQLEKSMKTLPLNSPAEAEALANAPPAFPFPAEGIEDRVKPCKLRSYVMALDAETLQRYATIRSKEAFGIIEKHTEALFGRPEIVITPEGAIDSSKDELIKISFAGLKRLILEAVTFGSFLWDVESYVDSRYHFAAN; from the exons ATGGAAGCGGCAGCCTCTCTCCGATACGCCCCCAATTTCTTCGCCGCTTCGAATTTCGTCTCCAAATCGCGAGTTCTCGCTTCTCTTGGCCATGCCCAACCTCTCAAG GATCGGAGATCGATTTCTCTAACTAGCAATCAGGGATGGAGGCAAAGGAGGCCGATTCCTATGAGGAGAAGCTTGAGAATCCGAGCATCGTCGGAGTCCGGCGATGGTCCTTTGGCTCCGATTGCTCCTCTTCAGCTCGAGTCCCCTGTCGGGCAGTTGCTCTCCCAGATCCTCGTCTCTCATCCTCACCTCCTCCCCGCTACCGTCGACCAGCAGCTGCACCAGCTCCAGTCCGATCGTGACGCCGAGAAGCTCAAGAATGATCCCTCCCCTTCGTCCTCATCCGGCACCGACCTCGTTCTCTACCG GAGGATCGCTGAGGTGAAAGCCAGCGAGAGAAGGAGAGCTCTAGAGGAAATCCTATACATGATGATCGTCCAGAAATTCATGGACGCTGGTGTTCCACTTGTGCCGGCGTTGTCCCAAGGTCGACCCTCTCCCCAATCCGGCAAGGTCGATCACTGGTCATCGGAGGAGAATAAGCTCCAGCAGCTCCACTCGCCGGAAGCCTATGAGATGATCAAGAATCACTTGACTCTCATTCTAGGGCAACGATTGGAGGACTCCAATGCCATTGCTCCCATTAGCAAGCTCCGCGTTGGTCAAGTCTACGCAGCTTCGATCATGTATGGCTACTTCTTGAAGAGAGTCGACCAGAGGTTCCAGCTCGAGAAGTCCATGAAGACATTGCCTTTGAATTCACCAGCGGAAGCCGAGGCTTTGGCCAATGCTCCTCCGGCTTTCCCATTCCCAGCCGAAGGGATTGAGGATCGGGTAAAGCCATGCAAGCTGAGATCCTATGTGATGGCATTAGATGCGGAGACATTGCAGAGATACGCCACCATTCGATCCAAGGAGGCATTCGGCATCATTGAGAAGCACACAGAGGCGCTGTTTGGGCGCCCTGAGATTGTCATCACGCCAGAGGGCGCCATTGATTCATCGAAGGATGAGCTCATCAAGATAAGCTTTGCTGGCCTGAAGAGGCTCATTCTTGAAGCTGTGACCTTTGGCTCTTTCTTGTGGGACGTTGAGAGCTATGTTGATTCCAGGTACCACTTTGCTGCTAATTAA
- the LOC120263781 gene encoding monoacylglycerol lipase-like: MICIGKTSVPAVRIPVRSVPKERIRIGRRSPGRMETAGVVMRSPAVAAVAATPLMLTSGASGRVNALLSLRVLRSLLLLLNSLILFLLLPFRRRARFVAAAERPSSGVGEDKKGAVVVRVPAGMVARRRGSEGEAAVRRAMAIRRVGVREEKGEEKRSKREFAMFSTARGDSLFTQSWTPVVKATRGLVVLMHGLNEHSGRYNHFATQLNDHGFKVYAMDWIGHGGSDGLHGYVPSLDYAVSDLKAFLEKVLTNNPGLPCFCFGHSTGGAIVLKAVLDPNIESRIQGVVLTSPAIHVQPSHPIIVKLAPIISLIAPKYQFTAASMGPPVSRDPEALKAKYSDPLVFTGSIRVRTGYEILRITSYLQQNLSKVKTPFLVLHGNDDTITAPEASRRLYEEASSSDKSIKLYEGLLHDLLFEPEKEEIAKDIIDWLCSRLDDSSRELER, from the exons ATGATTTGTATCGGAAAGACGAGCGTACCTGCGGTTCGGATTCCAGTACGATCGGTTCCAAAAGAGAGGATTAGGATTGGGAGGAGGTCGCCGGGGAGGATGGAGACGGCGGGGGTGGTGATGAGGTCGCCGGCAGTGGCGGCTGTGGCTGCGACGCCGTTGATGTTGACGTCCGGGGCGAGTGGGCGGGTGAATGCGTTGCTCTCGTTGCGGGTGTTGCGGAGCTTGCTGTTGCTTCTCAATAGTTTGATACTATTTCTTCTCCTCCCGTTCCGTCGCCGAGCGCGGTTTGTTGCTGCTGCGGAGAGGCCGTCGTCGGGGGTTGGGGAGGATAAGAAGGGGGCGGTGGTGGTTAGGGTTCCGGCGGGGATGGTAGCGAGGAGGAGAGGAAGCGAAGGGGAGGCGGCGGTGAGGAGGGCGATGGCGATAAGAAGGGTGGGGGTGAGGGAAGAGAAGGGGGAGGAGAAGAGGAGCAAGAGGGAGTTCGCCATGTTCTCCACGGCGAGAGGGGATTCTCTCTTCACCCAATCCTGGACTCCCGTTGTCAAGGCCACAAG GGGTTTGGTTGTTCTAATGCATGGTCTGAATGAACACAG TGGAAGGTATAATCATTTTGCGACGCAACTGAATGACCATGGTTTTAAGGTGTATGCCATGGACTGGATTG GACATGGTGGAAGTGATGGTTTACATGGTTATGTTCCTTCCCTTGATTATGCTGTCAGTGACCTG AAAGCTTTCTTGGAGAAGGTGTTGACCAATAATCCTGGTTTGCCCTGTTTTTGCTTTGGACACTCGACTGGTGGGGCTATCGTTCTCAAG GCTGTACTGGATCCAAATATTGAATCCCGCATTCAAGGAGTAGTATTGACGTCACCTGCCATTCATGTTCAACCATCTCATCCAATCATCGTG AAATTGGCTCCAATCATCTCGTTGATAGCTCCTAAATACCAATTCACTGCTGCAAGCATGGGCCCTCCTGTTTCTCGCGACCCCGAAGCATTAAAAGCCAAGTACTCCGATCCACTTGTGTTCACTGGATCAATACGAGTCAGAACCGGATACGAAATCCTGCGAATCACATCCTACTTGCAGCAGAACTTGAGCAAAGTGAAAACCCCATTCCTAGTCCTTCATGGTAATGACGATACCATCACTGCCCCCGAAGCCTCTCGAAGATTGTACGAGGAAGCATCCTCATCTGACAAATCCATTAAACTATACGAAGGACTGTTGCATGATCTCCTCTTCGAACCCGAGAAAGAAGAAATCGCAAAGGATATAATCGACTGGTTGTGCAGCAGACTCGATGATTCAAGCAGAGAGCTCGAGAGGTGA
- the LOC120263485 gene encoding vacuolar fusion protein CCZ1 homolog — protein sequence MGLSLNLNEAVQICIFDLRRGQHEGQELDKILFFFPMEFPFSAQLSVIGLCEGIITFTRIFSPDAACEVIEAERHSYVFYEAEADIWMVLIMEKSKDNESDWRFDALRGILKEVHYLFMMFHGSLRALLEKQPSGELARSRLYPFVIDYLTDFYVGKKLQLPSFRDSLRERGTVQMLSVSREVAIEVQSLVTVLGSLCVGNTTCKSVILFHDLLVSTTLSPEDTTNIYTYAVLRLIPHALSSGTNTWSYLLKGTSATSAAAGFTATTGSVSDGSQQSSSDASSAGQDQRNSVPRPLQREKWFKGKDGFLTTDIWGAEVGSLVSVLPTVWLRETEENMNLCIYQHKNLTIVILIPACSLINEQGLSLAKQQLVENAYHKIINVEEKLSRGWGGENAYHVSGYRYLIVDGDRHISRASPPGKVTTLAKDSLLTLNRVREEIDFEKMRAQRTNPEHEKDFEVCIRAKNNAWVISKVTRGKELHMVLEKANETLLYATETVEKFSNRYCEGAFSSN from the exons ATGGGCTTATCTTTAAACCTTAATGAAGCAGTTCAGATTTGCATCTTTGACTTACGAAGGGGACAACATGAAGGGCAAGAACTTGACAAGATACTATTCTTCTTTCCTATGGAATTCCCATTCTCTGCACAACTTTCTGTTATCGGTCTTTGCGAGGGAATCATTACATTTACAAG aaTTTTTTCTCCAGACGCTGCTTGTGAGGTAATAGAAGCAGAAAGACATTCCTATGTGTTCTATGAGGCTGAGGCAGATATATGGATGGTTCTG ATTATGGAGAAAAGTAAGGATAATGAATCTGATTGGCGATTTGATGCATTACGTGGAATTCTGAAGGAGGTGCATTATCTTTTCATGATGTTTCATGGATCTTTGAGAGCATTACTGGAAAAACAACCTAGTGGTGAACTTGCTCGTAGTCGTCTTTATCCCTTTGTGATAGATTACTTGACAG ATTTCTATGTTGGGAAAAAACTCCAACTGCCATCTTTCCGTGACTCTTTGAGGGAGCGAGGAACGGTTCAAATGTTGTCTGTTTCACGGGAAGTTGCAATTGAAGTTCAG TCACTCGTTACAGTGCTGGGATCATTGTGTGTAGGAAACACAACTTGCAAGTCGGTCATCTTATTCCATGACCTGCTGGTGTCAACAACGCTGTCTCCT GAGGatacaacaaatatttataCTTATGCTGTCTTGAGGTTGATTCCACATGCTCTATCATCTGGTACAAACACCTGGTCGTATTTGCTGAAGGGAACCTCTGCAACTAGTGCTGCAGCTGGTTTTACTGCAACCACAGGATCTGTATCAGATGGGTCTCAGCAATCATCTAGCGATGCCTCTTCTGCAGGGCAAGATCAGAGAAACAGTGTACCTCGGCCTCTACAACGTGAAAAATGGTTTAAAGGCAAGGACGGCTTTCTTACTACTGACATCTGGGGTGCAGAAGTTGGTTCTCTAGTTTCTGTGCTTCCAACAGTGTGGCTTCGAGAAACAGAGGAGAACATGAATCTCTGTATTTATCAGCACAAGAATCTGACCATAGTAATCCTAATTCCTGCTTGCTCACTGATAAATGAGCAAGGGTTAAGTTTGGCAAAGCAGCAACTTGTTGAAAAT GCATACCATAAGATCATAAATGTTGAGGAGAAACTATCTAGGGGATGGGGTGGTGAAAATGCTTATCATGTGAGCGGCTACCGTTACCTGATCGTTGATGGTGATAGACATATATCAAGAGCTTCCCCACCAGGAAAGGTTACTACCTTAGCAAAG GATTCATTGCTAACTCTTAATAGAGTGAGAGAAGAAATTGATTTCGAGAAAATGAGGGCGCAAAGGACGAATCCTGAGCACGAGAAGGATTTCGAAGTGTGCATCAGAGCCAAAAACAATGCTTGGGTTATATCTAAAGTTACACGAGGGAAAGAACTTCATATGGTTCTAGAGAAGGCCAATGAGACGCTTCTATATGCTACTGAAACCGTCGAGAAGTTCAGTAACAG GTATTGTGAAGGAGCATTTTCTTCCAACTAG
- the LOC120263827 gene encoding cell number regulator 2-like, translated as MYYPSQPNTYYPSAPPPPPPPPAMSMVAPGPIPWTTGLCDCTDDCGTCWMTCCCPCITFGMVAEITDRGNTSCGISGSLYTLLMCFTGCQWIYSCMNRSKLRAEYSLEESPCNDCLVHCCCEPCALCQEYRELQNRGFDLKIGWRGNMEKKAQEMAMAPNIQKGMMR; from the exons ATGTATTATCCTTCTCAACCAAatacctactatccttcggcaccaccaccaccaccaccacctccggCGATGTCCATGGTCGCTCCGGGACCGATTCCTTGGACGACCGGTCTCTGTGATTGTACCGATGATTGTGGAACTT gttggaTGACATGTTGCTGTCCATGCATAACATTTGGAATGGTTGCAGAGATAACTGATAGAGGAAACACAT CATGTGGAATAAGTGGATCATTGTACACACTGTTGATGTGTTTCACTGGTTGTCAATGGATATATTCATGTATGAATAGATCAAAATTGAGAGCAGAGTACTCACTTGAAGAGAGTCCTTGCAATGACTGTCTTGTTCATTGTTGTTGTGAACCATGTGCTTTGTGCCAAGAATATAGAGAGCTTCAAAATCGCGGTTTCGATCTAAAGATCG gttGGAGAGGGAACATGGAGAAGAAGGCTCAAGAAATGGCTATGGCACCAAACATACAAAAAGGGATGATGAGATGA
- the LOC120263408 gene encoding probable histidine kinase 4 codes for MGYEMGGERRRWWLNRSAMVVLWVVVSLGIWACLHLYIRRVSMRKAEEALVSMCEERARMIQDQFAVSVNHVHALAILISTFHYQKHPSAIDQETFAHYTARTAFERPLLNGVAYAQRVAHMERERFENEQGWIIKTMKHEPSPMQDEYAPVIFSQETVSYIEALDMMSGEEDRENIIRARATGKAVLTNPFRLLGSNHLGVVLTFPVYLSGLPADATVDERVENTAGYLGGAFDVESLVENLLRQLAGSQDIMVNVYDVTNISEPLIMYGPQQPDGYMSLSHVSMLDFGDPFRKHHMECRYSQKPPIPLSAITTPSGVFVICMLAGYILYAAWNRYDNVKEDCRKMEELKVQAEAADVAKSQFLATVSHEIRTPMNGVLGMLDMLLDTDLNLTQRDFAQTAQVCGKALISLINEVLDRAKIEAGKLEIEAVPFDLRSILDEVLSLFSAASREKGIELATFVSDRVPEVLTGDPGRFRQIITNLVGNSVKFTERGHIFVQVHLVEHSNMVMDVKSEAHINGHSDEQDHKSNKTLFNTLSGLEAADNRNSWENFKHLLSNDASQNGMPGDSDSGGVTLIVSVEDTGIGIPLQAQDRVFTPFMQADSSTSRNYGGTGIGLSISKCLVELMGGQINFVSRPQVGSTFTFTVVLQRCNGRAIDDAKRAIPEPLPTSFRGMKSLIIDERPVRGAVTAYHLRRLGITAEVVCNVKTAINMLAGQNGYPKSYGKQPNLIFVEKDSWSSGTDAGLCKQLMQFKQNGRSVELPKVILLVTSEYDKTKTSFEDGVIMKPLRASTVATCLQQVLGAGGVQQRKQTPNGSTFLHNLLVGKNILVVDDNKVNLRVAAGALKKYGANVACAESGKDALSLLQLPHKFDACFMDVQMPEMDGFEATRQIRLMESKVNKEARNTGREGSEKSEWHLPVLAMTADVIQATYEECLKCGMDGYVSKPFDEQQLYQAVAKFLLSKPEQ; via the exons ATGGGGTATGAGATGGGAGGGgagaggaggaggtggtggcTGAACAGGTCCGCCATGGTGGTCCTCTGGGTGGTGGTCTCTCTGGGCATATGGGCCTGCTTGCATCTTTATATCAGAAGGGTCAGCATGAGAAAGGCTGAGGAAGCTCTTGTCAGTATGTGCGAGGAGAGGGCCAGGATGATCCAGGACCAGTTTGCTGTTAGTGTCAACCATGTCCATGCTCTTGCCATTCTCATCTCTACTTTTCACTACCAGAAGCATCCCTCTGCCATTGATCAG GAGACGTTTGCTCATTACACTGCAAGAACTGCTTTTGAGCGGCCTTTGCTCAATGGGGTGGCCTACGCACAAAGAGTTGCTCATATGGAAAGAGAGAGGTTTGAGAATGAGCAGGGGTGGATAATCAAGACTATGAAACATGAGCCGTCACCCATGCAAGACGAGTATGCTCCTGTAATATTCTCACAAGAGACAGTTTCATACATCGAGGCGCTTGACATGATGTCTGGCGAG GAGGACCGAGAAAATATTATAAGGGCCAGAGCCACCGGCAAAGCTGTTCTTACTAACCCATTTAGGCTTCTGGGGTCCAATCATCTTGGTGTGGTTTTAACATTCCCAGTCTACCTTTCTGGTCTTCCAGCAGATGCTACAGTTGATGAACGAGTAGAAAATACCGCTGG atACCTTGGTGGAGCTTTTGATGTCGAGTCTCTTGTGGAAAATTTGCTGAGGCAACTTGCTGGCAGCCAAGATATCATGGTGAATGTCTATGACGTCACAAACATTTCAGAGCCGTTGATCATGTATGGACCTCAGCAACCCGATGGTTATATGTCTCTTTCACATGTTAGTATGCTTGATTTCGGTGATCCATTCAGGAAGCACCATATGGAATGCAG GTATAGCCAGAAGCCTCCCATTCCATTGTCAGCCATCACCACCCCATCCGGTGTCTTTGTGATCTGCATGCTTGCAGGCTATATACTGTATGCTGCTTGGAATCGTTATGACAATGTCAAAGAGGATTGTCGCAAGATGGAAGAACTGAAAGTACAAGCAGAAGCTGCTGATGTTGCTAAATCTCAG TTCCTTGCTACTGTCTCACATGAGATCAGGACACCCATGAATGGAGTTCTTG GAATGCTAGATATGCTTTTGGATACAGACCTGAATTTAACGCAAAGGGATTTTGCCCAAACTGCACAAGTCTGTGGAAAAGCATTGATATCATTGATAAATGAGGTGCTCGACCGAGCGAAAATTGAAGCTGGCAAGCTTGAAATTGAAGCAGTTCCATTTGACCTGCGATCCATTCTAGATGAGGTGCTCTCGTTATTCTCTGCAGCTTCACGAGAGAAGGGTATTGAG CTTGCTACATTTGTCTCGGATAGAGTTCCAGAGGTTCTCACCGGTGATCCTGGGAGGTTTCGGCAAATAATCACAAATCTTGTGGGGAATTCAGTTAAA TTTACCGAACGTGGCCACATATTTGTTCAAGTTCATTTGGTGGAGCACTCGAATATGGTGATGGATGTGAAATCAGAGGCTCACATTAATGGGCATTCAGATGAAcaggatcacaaatcaaataaaactctATTCAATACTTTAAGTGGGTTGGAAGCAGCTGATAACCGGAACAGTTGGGAAAATTTTAAACATCTGCTTTCCAATGATGCATCTCAAAATGGGATGCCTGGTGACAGTGATTCTGGTGGAGTAACCTTGATTGTTAGTGTAGAAGATACTGGGATAGGTATTCCCCTTCAAGCACAGGATCGAGTTTTTACACCTTTCATGCAAGCCGACAGCTCGACTTCAAGGAATTATGGAGGAACCGGTATTGGATTAAGCATAAGCAAGTGCCTGGTTGAACTAATGGGCGGGCAAATAAATTTCGTTAGTCGGCCTCAGGTTGGGAGCACGTTTACATTTACTGTTGTCCTTCAAAGATGCAATGGGAGAGCTATTGATGATGCAAAGAGAGCTATTCCTGAGCCTCTCCCAACAAGCTTTAGGGGAATGAAATCACTAATTATTGATGAAAGACCGGTCAGAGGTGCTGTAACAGCATACCATCTGCGAAGATTAGGCATAACTGCAGAAGTTGTTTGCAATGTTAAGACCGCGATTAACATGTTAGCTGGGCAGAATGGTTACCCCAA AAGTTATGGAAAGCAACCAAATCTTATCTTTGTGGAGAAGGATTCATGGAGTTCCGGAACCGATGCTGGTTTGTGTAAACAACTAATGCAGTTTAAACAGAATGGACGTTCGGTTGAATTGCCGAAAGTTATCCTTCTGGTCACATCTGAATATGATAAAACAAAGACTTCATTTGAGGATGGTGTGATCATGAAACCTCTCAGGGCGAGCACAGTGGCTACATGCCTTCAACAGGTGCTGGGAGCCGGAGGGGTGCAGCAGCGGAAACAAACACCAAATGGATCAACTTTCCTTCACAATCTTCTAGTTGGGAAAAACATATTGGTCGTTGATGACAACAAGGTGAATCTAAGAGTTGCTGCAGGTGCCCTGAAGAAATACGGTGCTAATGTTGCATGTGCCGAAAGTGGCAAAGATGCTTTGTCTCTCCTTCAACTCCCACACAAGTTCGACGCCTGTTTTATGGATGTTCAGATGCCTGAAATGGATGG GTTCGAGGCAACTCGGCAGATACGTCTGATGGAGAGCAAGGTGAATAAGGAAGCTAGAAACACAGGCCGAGAAGGTTCAGAAAAATCAGAATGGCATCTCCCTGTTTTAGCCATGACCGCCGATGTTATTCAGGCAACTTACGAAGAATGCTTGAAATGTGGCATGGATGGTTACGTCTCAAAGCCATTCGACGAGCAACAACTCTATCAAGCTGTTGCCAAGTTCTTGCTATCAAAACCTGAACAATGA
- the LOC120263630 gene encoding U-box domain-containing protein 20-like: MSNLNIEKILSKITLASQEGDRYRCAELVAEIKKTMKESERNRRRIADAGTSLVLASSFDLFSRISVENSNNQVLEEIILVLSFLFPLDNKALQCLSSPESINSIISILNSGVFAKASLTTIFNLVSSSEEIARKFIDLNLVSKLLEILVDSDKKMCERALAVLDVVLNYESGREMARGNALAMPVLVKKIFRVSEMATELVVSVMWKICCCKKSCEKEYEDEKRVKCLIEGLEFGAFQKLLVLLQIGCSEGTKEKVTELLKLLNGHRAQIECIDSKDFKGVKRSF; the protein is encoded by the coding sequence ATGTCGAACCTGAACATAGAAAAAATTTTATCGAAGATTACTTTGGCAAGTCAGGAAGGAGACCGGTACCGTTGCGCGGAATTGGTTGCGGAGatcaaaaaaacaatgaaggaAAGTGAAAGAAACAGGAGGCGTATCGCCGATGCCGGCACAAGCCTAGTtctcgcttcatcttttgatttgttttctcGCATATCGGTGGAAAACTCGAACAATCAAGTCTTGGAAGAGATCATTTTAGTATTGTCTTTCTTGTTTCCGCTCGATAACAAGGCTCTCCAGTGTCTTTCATCTCCGGAATCTATAAATTCCATCATATCGATCTTAAACTCCGGCGTGTTTGCAAAGGCCTCGCTTACAACAATTTTCAACTTAGTTTCTTCGAGTGAGGAGATTGCAAGAAAGTTTATAGATTTGAATTTAGTGTCAAAGCTCTTGGAAATTCTTGTTGATTCGGACAAGAAAATGTGCGAAAGAGCATTGGCGGTGCTCGACGTAGTGCTAAACTATGAGAGTGGAAGGGAGATGGCCCGCGGTAATGCGTTGGCAATGCCGGTGTTGGTAAAGAAGATTTTTCGGGTATCGGAGATGGCAACGGAGCTCGTGGTTTCGGTGATGTGGAAGATATGTTGCTGCAAGAAGAGTTGTGAGAAAGaatatgaagatgaaaaaaGAGTTAAATGTTTGATTGAAGGTCTTGAATTTGGGGCATTTCAGAAACTGTTGGTGTTGTTGCAGATTGGTTGCAGTGAAGGAACAAAAGAGAAGGTTACTGAGTTGTTGAAATTGTTGAATGGTCATAGAGCTCAAATTGAGTGCATTGATTCTAAGGATTTCAAGGGTGTTAAAAgatcattttga
- the LOC120263810 gene encoding purple acid phosphatase 8-like — MHRRLFIVTSTIVSFLVISSFAQLPQFEQPIKPDASLSLLAIGDWGRKGTFNQSLVAKQMGRIGEELGIDFVISVGDNFYDAGLIDVYDKSFEESFTNIYTAKSLQKQWYAVLGNHDYRGNAVAQLDPILRDIDKRWLCLRSFMVNTDIAQFFFIDTTPFVKKYWKHPKKNHYDWRGVAPRKKYISKVLKDLEIALSESTSIWKVVVGHHTIRSVSEHGDTDELVDMLLPMLEASNFGVDLYMNGHDHCLEHISSDDSPIQFLTTGGGSKAWRGIFNPNKVDTLRLFYDGQGFISLQLTKTDAKVVYYDVDGNVIHTWSRTKDCCHPYI; from the exons ATGCATCGAAGACTCTTCATCGTCACTTCGACCATTGTTTCCTTCCTTGTCATCTCATCTTTCGCCCAACTTCCTCAATTCGAGCAACCGATAAAACCCGATGCTTCATTGAGTCTCTTGGCCATTGGAGATTGGGGAAGGAAAGGAACTTTCAATCAGTCTTTGGTTGCAAAACAG ATGGGGAGGATTGGAGAGGAGTTAGGCATTGATTTTGTGATCTCTGTTGGTGATAATTTCTATGATGCTGGATTGATTGATGTTTATGATAAGTCATTTGAGGAGTCCTTTACAAACATTTACACTGCTAAGAGTTTGCAGAAACAGTGGTATGCCG TTTTGGGAAATCATGACTATAGAGGCAATGCTGTTGCGCAATTAGATCCAATTCTTCGAGACATCGATAAGCGATGGCTTTGTTTGAGGTCTTTCATGGTTAATACAG ATATTGCGCAGTTTTTCTTCATAGACACTACACCATTTGTCAAGAAGTATTGGAAGCATCCAAAGAAGAATCACTATGATTGGAGGGGAGTAGCTCCTCGAAAAAAATACATTTCGAAAGTTTTGAAG GATTTGGAGATTGCATTGAGTGAATCGACATCGATATGGAAGGTCGTTGTCGGGCACCATACGATAAGAAGTGTTAGCGAGCACGGGGATACAGATGAGCTTGTCGACATGCTTCTCCCAATGCTTGAGGCAAGCAAT TTCGGAGTCGATCTATACATGAACGGGCACGACCATTGCCTCGAGCACATTAGTAGTGATGACAG TCCAATTCAATTTTTAACGACGGGAGGCGGCTCGAAAGCTTGGAGGGGTATCTTTAATCCAAATAAGGTAGACACACTGCGGCTATTCTATGACGGGCAGGGATTTATTTCACTGCAACTGACCAAAACCGACGCGAAGGTTGTGTACTACGATGTTGATGGTAATGTAATTCATACATGGAGCAGAACCAAAGATTGCTGCCACCCTTACATTTAG